The genomic window AGACTCCAACATGAATTTATCTCAAATGTAAGCCACGAGTTACGTAGTCCGATGACGAATATTCGCGGATACTTGGAATTTTTTAAATCAGATTCATCTTTACCATTCAACAAAGAACATATCAATATGTTGGAAGTTATCGATAAAAACGCAAAAAGACTTAGTTTTCTAATCGAAAACCTACTAAAATTAACAACTTCGCGAGAAAAAGATAAAGAAGCTGAAGTGATAGAAATTTTTGATCCAGTTCCTGTGATTGAAGATGTCATTCATATGAATTCACATCTTGCAAAAGGAAAACCAATTGAATGGGAACTTTCTTTGAAAAAAGGTCTTTTGATTCGTGGAATCAAATTCGAATTTTCGCAAATCATAACAAACTTATATGTCAATGCGCTAAAATACACTTTCAAAGGGAAAATTGGAATCTCGTTACGCGACGCCAACGGGAAAGTGGAAATTATAGTAGAAGACACTGGAATTGGAATTGATCCCAACTACAAAAATCAAATCTTCGATCGATTTTTCCGAATCCCATCTACTGATAATAAAAAAATTGGTGGAACAGGTCTTGGACTTTCCATTGTTAAATCACTAGTAGAAAAGATGTCTGGAGAAATATTCGTTGAAAGCACAATGGGTGAGGGAAGTAAATTCACCATTCACTTCCCAATCATCAATGGGAACGTTTAACCACCTTCTTCTTTTTAAGTGCAGCTTTTTTCTTTGGCGGAATTTTTGTTTTTTGTTTTTCCGAAACAACGGGTTTGGAATTTAAATTAGAAGGGATGTTCTGTAACTCCAAATTCATTTTAGACAAAAGAACCGACAATTCCATCATTTCCCTTGTGCCCAAAAGTTGCATCATTGCCAATGCCTGGTTCATACCCAATTTTTTAAAGATTTCCAAAACATTCGAAACTCCAAAAAACTTGAGAAGGATCGGCAATTCTTCTAATCCTCTTTGTTTGATCCATTTTTTACAATCTGCCACAGAGAGTTCATTCACCAATTGTATGATTGGTTGTAGCTGAATTTTATCAACTAACCATAAAAAATCTCGCATAGGAATTTCTTTCAGCAAAGAGATCGACTTTTGAATTCCGAGTGATTTTAAAACTTCAACACTTGCTTCGGGACCTAATGTTTTTGCCAATAGTCCCACATCATGTGGAGGGATACTTTTAGATACAATGGCAAGATCTGCAATCGATAACGAATGAATGAAATAAACCAAATCATCATCATCATTTTCACGAATCATCTCCACCAAAATTTTTTCAGGGATTTGATTCACTAACTCAACGACTGTTTCTTCACTCAATTTTTGAGTTAGAACAATGAGTCGTTCTTTTGGTACTTTTCCAGTAAGGGAAAGAAGTTTTTCGTATCCCAAATTTTTCAGTATTTGAAAGGACTTTTTTGGACCCAATTTTTCCAAATACTGATACACCGTTTGTATGGTAACGAGAACTTCTTTCATTTGCCCCAACTTTGGATACAAACTGTCAGAATCTTGTTAAAATTCCAGAGAAATTCCTTTCAAAATCTATTAATTTTTACAAAATGGGAGTGTGAAACCGCGGCAACTCTGGATTATCATGTTTTTTTTCATTTTGGGAGTAGTGGGGATCATTCAATTTAAAATATCTCCCTACAACCATTCACTGTCTGCATTAATTGGGCTTTGGGAAGGATTTTATGAAATCAATCCAAACTTAGTCGATCCAAATTTTGTCGTATATAAATCAGGCGGATATGATGGACAATTTTTTTACTTACTCGCAAAAGATTTGTTTAACGATTCAGATTGGAACTTAATTGTAGATAGTTATTATTTCCGTTACCATAGAATCGGATTATCTCTCATTTCTGGATATGTTTCTCATTTATTAGGTAGCGAACATTATCCGATCATTACCCTTGCGATTTTATTTTCGACATTTTTATTTTCTGTTTATTGTTTATACCAATTACTTCCCGAAAAATCAAAATGGCTAGTTTTGTTTTATATCCTCTCTCCCTATTCCCTAAATTCCAATTTATTATTAGTTGCTGATTCTTTTTTTGTGAGTTTAGCAATCATTAGTTATTATTTTTATACAAAAAATAACTTAGCTCTTTCGTTTCTATTTTTCCTGATCACAGTCTTCACAAGAGAGCTGGGGGTTTTATTTTTAGCTCCGATTGTATTGGGAGCCATGTACCATAAACGATGGAAAGAAGTAATTCTGTTTTCCTTACCAGGTATTTTGTTTTTGGGTTTTTTATATTTCGGATGGAAAAACTCCCCAAATCATTTAGGGACAAACCCACTTGGTTTCAAAGATATGACTGATGTTCCTTTATTTGGATTTGTAAAAAGTTTTTTTGACCATAACCAATTTCAATTCAAACTAAAGGAATTCCCCAAACTACTTTTCCTAGTTTCGTTTTTAAGTATGATTATGATATCGATTTCATCTATCAGAAACTCATTTCAAAAGGATCTAAACTTACTTGTTCCTATCCTTGGAAGCTTATTTGTCATAACCATTGCAGAAGAGGGGTACTGGAGGTCTTTTGATAATCTAAGCAGAATGTTTACACTCATTTTACCTTTCAGTCTACTTCTAGAAGGAGTAAATAAAAAACTAAGTTTTAAAATCTTTCTTAGCACCTCTCTTACTTTGTTTTTCTTTTTACTAATTCGAATTTTTTTCATCACACCAACAAAGGAATATTTTTTAGCATTATGATTTCACTTGCTTATTCACCTTGCCCAAATGACACTTTTCTCTTTTATCACCTGATTCGTAACACAGGTTATCCAGTCAAAGAAGAACTTTACGATGTTGAAAACTTAAATGAATTTGCATTTGAAGGTAAATTCCCGGTAACCAAACTTTCGTTTGCTGCTTTTTTCCACATCATTGATAAATACATATTATTGGAAACAGGTTCTGCTTTAGGACGTGGTTGTGGCCCACTTCTCGTCAGAAAAAAAAATACAAACACCAACTTAGAAAATTGCAAATCTCTGTATATCCCAGGACAATTGACTACCGCCAATTTGTTGTTATCCCTTTATACAAATGGCACACATAAACCAACCGCACTTCGTTATGATGAAATCATTCCAAAACTTTTAACGGAAGAAAATACTTTAGGAGTGATCATTCACGAAGAAAGGTTTACATACGAAGAAAGAGGACTAGAAAAGGTGGTTGATCTTGGAGAATGGTGGGAATCATCTACAGGATACCCAATTCCTCTAGGTGCTATTGCCATCAGAAGGGACATCCCAAGAGAAGAAGCACTCAAATTCCAATCGGAACTTCAAAAAAGCCTAAGAGATGCTTACCAAGAACCAAAAGAAATGATGGATTACATCAAGGAAAACTCTCAGAATAAAGAAGATTCCGTGATCAAGGCTCATATCAATTTATATGTAAACGAATTTACAAAATCACTGGGAAAAGAAGGACACGATGCTGTAACTTATCTTTTCCAAAGGGCGATTGAGGCAGGATTTATCAATAAACCTACCTCAAATCTATCGCTGTTTTTAGGAGAAAGTTAAGAGGCAAAGGATATGACCTTTATCTCGTTTACATGCTTCCATTGCCTTTGCTACCAACATACCTGGTTTTAATTTGGAAGGATCCGCTTTGATCGCATGACCAGAAGTGAGTCCCGAAACCAAAAGATCTCCAGGGTAAATGGGCACTTGTGTTGCATCCACATGAAGTTTTGCCATTCCAAGTAATGCCACTAACACGTATTCTACGCCTTTTTCTTTTTTACCAAAAACAACATTAGCATTTGCAACCGCGACACCAATCACATTGGTAGAGTAGGGGTGTTTGCTCCTTCCGAGTACTCCCGTTTCCTCGGTTGCCACAAGTAAATCACCGGAAGTGATTACATCCTTCCCATCGAGTCTAAAATAACGAGCAATACATTCTTCGCCACCGTCCTTCGTTATGCGAAGGTTCCCTTCAAAAACCGATTCTCCATTAGCATAAATTGCTTTCCCGGAACCAATCAATTCATATTCAGGAATTCCTTTCCCATCAACAACAATGGCAAACTCAGACTGTGAAACAAACCGACCACCGGGTGACGTTGTGCCGGCACCTAAAATTCCAGCTGACCGAGTAGTTTCTTTCCCTTTGGATATCCCGTAAACTCCGATAGAATCTCCAAAGCCAACAACACCCGAACCAGAAGAAACTCCCACAAGCCCTGTACCATTCTTCGTATTTTTTCCGTAAATGATCGCATCACTTGATTGTGGTGGAACAAATCCTTTGGAGATAGATTCAGCTTCACCTGTAATCTTTAATAATCCAGTATGTGAGTTAATATCATGTTCTTTTTCAGCGTATGGATGTGTATGTGGTTTTGGTTCTCTTTTATCTGACAATCTTGGATCATCTGACAAAACAACCTTTCCAGGTACTGCTTCCCCATGATTGGCCAACACAACTATACCTGCATCGTCAAACCCTGCTTTGGCGAGACGTTTATCGTTTCCTTGGACAACAACACCAGCTTTATTTTCACCTGAATGTGCAAGTTGGACAATTCCATGTGCTTCCGTATTGGCAAGTTTTAGACGTTTATCATTTCCTTGGACAACGGTATTTGATTCCTCTCCACCATTCGGCGCTAACTGTACAATCCCTTTTGCAGTAGTTGTAGCATCCTTTAATCTAGGGTCATCTCCTGTAACCACTTTATCAATCGCAGTTTCACCAGCTTCTGCTAGTTGAACAAGTCCTACCGATTTTTTTGTCGCAATTTTTAATCGAGAATCATTACCTTGGACGGCAACACCTGGGCGTGTTTCGCCATCTAATGCAAGTTCTACGATTCCGGGGTGATCTGTAGAAGCATTTCGTAACCTCTCATCATCCGATTGAACGACAAGACCCGGCCTTGCTTCACCACTCCTTGCAAGTCTCACGAGACCATGAGTGAGTTCGGAGGCGATTTTTAGGCGTTTATCATTCCCTTGGACAACAACACCTGGTTTTTCTTCCCCGTCAGATGCAAGTTCCACAATCCCACGGTATTCGGTTGTTGCGTCTCTTAACCTTCGATCATTAGATTGGACGACAACACCTTCTTTTACTTCACCATCAACTGCGAGCCGAATGATTCCTGATCTTAAAACAGAAGCATAGGGAAGTGGTTCTCTGGTTGGACCACCTGATTCCTTTTTATCTGCACTGGAATACAATTCGATTTCTATGACTTCGGTGGTGTATTCTTTTTTGTTAGCTTGTTTTTCATCGATAAAAACAATTTTTAAAAATCGTAAATTGACTGGTGGAAAACGCCACTTGTACCAAGTTCCTGGCTCTGATAAAAAATAATTTTCTTCATGTAACTGATGCCAAGTTAGATCATCTTCACTGTAATAAACAATGAACCTTTCAGGGAAATTGGTGATGGCATCGTTTTTCGTTAACATCCGAAATTCTTCAATCCGGTTGACTGATCCCATATCCAAAATCACATATTCATCAGCAGGTTCTTCCTTTTTCTTAGAAGACCATCCATAATCAGGCCTTGTATCGAATAAATTTTCTTTCACATAGAGTCTATCTAACTCAGAACTAACTTGAATTGACTGAACGCCACTGATTAAGATTTTTAATGGACCAAAACTAATCCGATTTTTCCCGTTACTTGCTTTTCTTGAAATTTTTGAAATAAACTTCACATAACGAGCGCTTGTTAATGAAAATAACCATTTAGCGGAAGTTTTGAATGATTTGCGAAAGGATGACTCTTGTAAGATGGGTTCCCAATACTTACCATCATGGGATAACTCAAAACGGAATGAATCTGGGAAAAAATCCAATCCATCTTTCCCTGGCAATAACTCGATCCCATTAAAAAAAACAACATCGTCAAATTGGAAAATGATCGAGGAGAGAGAGGATTGTTCCTTTTCTTCAAAAAATGACAAAAACTCATTATTTTTGATTTCATACGTTCCCGTTGTGGAAACCGATTGGATGGGCAAAGAGTAGGGGTGGCTTGTGCGAATTAAATGATCTTTCATGCGCTTTTTCAGTTATGATTCCTTCCAAAAAATACCGTTTTTCTATTCAGTCTATCGAATTTCACCGACACGTGAACCTTCTTCTTTTTCTGTAAACACTACGAGAACTACTGGTTTCACCCGTTCTGTAAAATACATTTGGATGATTTGGCGTAAATGACCAAGAATCGGAGAGGAAACGATGATTACGTTTCCATCAGTAGTCACCTGGATTTTTTCCAACTGCCGATAGGATGATTCTGTCAATTCCTTCGAAGCCCATGCCAAAAACCCAGACCAAGAGGCTGGGTGGGGTAGGGAGGGTTCTTTTCCTGAATCATGCCCAGAATTAAGCACTTCCTTTCGATGGGCACTCACCAATTCCCTGCAAAGAGTTTGTACATACGAAACATTCGATTCCATATGAAGGTCCACAGCTTTACGATATGCTTCTAAAGCAATGTCAGGACCAAACAAATCGACAAGTGTTTCAAAGTCTTTTTTCCCTTCTTTTGCATCTCTCTTACTTTCGCTAGGGTCCTTTGCTTCTGGTACATGGTTTGTATTGGATATAGTTATATTAATATGGTTAGGGGATCCAGCTGTAACCCCCTTTGTGGGTAAAATGACTCCCTCAGCGGTCCCTGGCTCGGTCCCTCTGGGGTGTATCGACATATCTCCCAGAGGGGTAATTCTGGAACCCTCATAGTGGAAAGAAAAATGGTATCTTGTGGATGTCCTTCCACTACCTGGAACTTGGTAGAGTAGGCCTGCTTGTGTTAATTCTTTTTTGGCAGTCACGATGGATTTTTTAGTTTTGAATCCTGTTAGGCGCATCAGGGTTTCTGTGTTTGGCCAAACAGGTTTGAAGTTGTAGTCACTGAATTTTAAAAGCACAGGATACAACGTCTTTGCAGCATGGGATAACCCTGCCCAGACACCAGAATCGATGATGTCGGTCATCAGGCGGATATAGGGATGTCGCTGGTCGCTCAAGGAAGCTCCTCCGATTTCTGCAAAAATCAAACTAAATTTAAGCAAATAATTCGAAGGAGTTGACATTATCTGACATAATGTTAATTATGTCTCATCCAACAACATTCCTTCGGGAAACCCCGACCCCCTGGTGTACCAGGGGATTTTTTTTATGTATCGGGTTAGGGCAATAGAATGCCCCCACACCTTCTCACAAGAAAAGGTGTTTGCTCAAACCTTTCAAAAGTTTTATTATGTCACATTATTGTCGGATTCTGGTAACTGTCAAGTTCGTACAGTATTTTTCCCTATTCGGGCCAAAAAATTTTTTCCTAAGTACTTGACTGCTAAGTACTTGTTTGGGTTATGCCGAGTCACCATACTTTTTGGAGAGTTCTTTTCTG from Leptospira paudalimensis includes these protein-coding regions:
- a CDS encoding AZOBR_p60025 family cell surface glycopolymer formation protein; translation: MKPRQLWIIMFFFILGVVGIIQFKISPYNHSLSALIGLWEGFYEINPNLVDPNFVVYKSGGYDGQFFYLLAKDLFNDSDWNLIVDSYYFRYHRIGLSLISGYVSHLLGSEHYPIITLAILFSTFLFSVYCLYQLLPEKSKWLVLFYILSPYSLNSNLLLVADSFFVSLAIISYYFYTKNNLALSFLFFLITVFTRELGVLFLAPIVLGAMYHKRWKEVILFSLPGILFLGFLYFGWKNSPNHLGTNPLGFKDMTDVPLFGFVKSFFDHNQFQFKLKEFPKLLFLVSFLSMIMISISSIRNSFQKDLNLLVPILGSLFVITIAEEGYWRSFDNLSRMFTLILPFSLLLEGVNKKLSFKIFLSTSLTLFFFLLIRIFFITPTKEYFLAL
- a CDS encoding 1,4-dihydroxy-6-naphthoate synthase; its protein translation is MISLAYSPCPNDTFLFYHLIRNTGYPVKEELYDVENLNEFAFEGKFPVTKLSFAAFFHIIDKYILLETGSALGRGCGPLLVRKKNTNTNLENCKSLYIPGQLTTANLLLSLYTNGTHKPTALRYDEIIPKLLTEENTLGVIIHEERFTYEERGLEKVVDLGEWWESSTGYPIPLGAIAIRRDIPREEALKFQSELQKSLRDAYQEPKEMMDYIKENSQNKEDSVIKAHINLYVNEFTKSLGKEGHDAVTYLFQRAIEAGFINKPTSNLSLFLGES
- a CDS encoding discoidin domain-containing protein; the encoded protein is MKDHLIRTSHPYSLPIQSVSTTGTYEIKNNEFLSFFEEKEQSSLSSIIFQFDDVVFFNGIELLPGKDGLDFFPDSFRFELSHDGKYWEPILQESSFRKSFKTSAKWLFSLTSARYVKFISKISRKASNGKNRISFGPLKILISGVQSIQVSSELDRLYVKENLFDTRPDYGWSSKKKEEPADEYVILDMGSVNRIEEFRMLTKNDAITNFPERFIVYYSEDDLTWHQLHEENYFLSEPGTWYKWRFPPVNLRFLKIVFIDEKQANKKEYTTEVIEIELYSSADKKESGGPTREPLPYASVLRSGIIRLAVDGEVKEGVVVQSNDRRLRDATTEYRGIVELASDGEEKPGVVVQGNDKRLKIASELTHGLVRLARSGEARPGLVVQSDDERLRNASTDHPGIVELALDGETRPGVAVQGNDSRLKIATKKSVGLVQLAEAGETAIDKVVTGDDPRLKDATTTAKGIVQLAPNGGEESNTVVQGNDKRLKLANTEAHGIVQLAHSGENKAGVVVQGNDKRLAKAGFDDAGIVVLANHGEAVPGKVVLSDDPRLSDKREPKPHTHPYAEKEHDINSHTGLLKITGEAESISKGFVPPQSSDAIIYGKNTKNGTGLVGVSSGSGVVGFGDSIGVYGISKGKETTRSAGILGAGTTSPGGRFVSQSEFAIVVDGKGIPEYELIGSGKAIYANGESVFEGNLRITKDGGEECIARYFRLDGKDVITSGDLLVATEETGVLGRSKHPYSTNVIGVAVANANVVFGKKEKGVEYVLVALLGMAKLHVDATQVPIYPGDLLVSGLTSGHAIKADPSKLKPGMLVAKAMEACKRDKGHILCLLTFS
- a CDS encoding helix-turn-helix domain-containing protein — protein: MSDQRHPYIRLMTDIIDSGVWAGLSHAAKTLYPVLLKFSDYNFKPVWPNTETLMRLTGFKTKKSIVTAKKELTQAGLLYQVPGSGRTSTRYHFSFHYEGSRITPLGDMSIHPRGTEPGTAEGVILPTKGVTAGSPNHINITISNTNHVPEAKDPSESKRDAKEGKKDFETLVDLFGPDIALEAYRKAVDLHMESNVSYVQTLCRELVSAHRKEVLNSGHDSGKEPSLPHPASWSGFLAWASKELTESSYRQLEKIQVTTDGNVIIVSSPILGHLRQIIQMYFTERVKPVVLVVFTEKEEGSRVGEIR